The genomic DNA aatctttaaaataaaatataatctaTTGTAACAATAACGAAAATCTGATACACAGATTGCAGGATACATTCTCACTTACCTCACAATGGTGGGAAAGGataccacacacacactaatcatttttcatataaatacCATGATGCTAATCACTGGCTAATATTGATACCCAACATAGTGGTTATTTATTATGAGATCAAACCAGATGAAAATGTGAGCCGGTCAATTATGGGTTTCCTCTGTATACTAAATACAAAAATCACGACTGAAGAAGATGAAGGACTTGGTGCGTCTAACAACCACTGATTTTTGGGGGTGACTGAACCAGGGTGAGGTCATATAGATCTATATTATTATCTATATTAATAAATAGATAGAGATCCACAGAAGAACAATATGTAGCCACTGGGGGATATAATGTGGTCTCTGACCAGCAACAAGCTTTGTCACATACATCAGTGGTAGaaaagtttttaaatatttattttctcgaAAATAAGAGTTGTCAAGTTCAAATCCAttgatttttaaatgtgactAGTCAAACAGTGCTTagatgaaaatacattttgtccAATGTAGATTTGGTTTTGCTTTAGAGAACAATGCATCTATATTTCAAATTGCTTAAAAACACTAATGGCTAGATACTCAGAACTATTGATACATTGTTTTCTGCAAGGACAAAACTTCACTTGCAAttctaaaaatgaattaaaattcATTTAtgggatgggcaccaatatcgatattttaaTATGATAATGATATTGTTCGATAGGGATAAGAATTTCCATATTGCGATATCGTGGGATTTTTGCTTCATCAATAATGTTTTCGAAACTTGAGCTTTTGGTGAAACAAACATGGTGTATCTAACTACTAAGCTAAACATTTGTTTTGTTGAAGTTTTATCAGTAATATCAATTTGCTATTAAAGTGAAAGTGAGTTaaatatgaatgtttttttttgtttgtttttctgtaaacctatgcattttgctactgtgtaaattcCTGACACTAgtgtaagtgtatacagcactgtagcagggcaggagccctgtgCATGAAGAGAgttttttatgtaaatgtatattgcaaatcatgtgtatttattgtaattaattaatgaagtacctgactctcctgggagagcctgtctGCTGTGTATGATTGCCAGGTGTGGAAtttaatcagcaggtaggtgtgttccagtcaggtatagtaagcaagtcgaaaccaTCGACATctgagtttgtttatttttgaacagaaaagattagttcagagattgtagatcccaccaaagtttgtGTACACTGTGTTGAATgtactctgtgcgctaccattgctggtagtgtcacgtgagatGTTCAGTGGgttgatgtgtaaataaatcctgttcgcctgtggggcgtatcaacttcaacctccatctagacctcctgcctgtcactcagcagcgaatgcacgcacccacacgggaGACACCTACCCTATCGCATGCATAAtatcctgtatctttctaaacaatggATTTAGGGGTGCTTCCTAATAAAagttgaatctcaaaacaataattgtgtgaatataataattgttacagctgggtataatggtatttaaaacagaattcatttatctgactttttacatatctgcccttactctggtcccaccacagttgGATACGCGATGGACTACTGTACTTTGAATTTCACAGGCATGCTACTTTTTCATATATCTCCACAATAGCGCAGCAACTACTGATAAAGCAGCAATGGCAATTGCTGGGACAAGGTAGGCATCAAACTGCCTACTTGCATCACCTCTGGGCTCTCTCTGGTTGTTTTCAGGGGACTGCAGTGGGACTGACCGTAAATTATCTCGCTCGCGTGGTTGTGAACTTGTATCCGGACGCTCCAAGTCAGACCATGAATGATAACTTTGGGGAGATTCTTCTCTCAAGTCTACCAACTGATTTGGAGCATGATCATCGATACTAGGATTTTGTGAATAGTGCATCTCATTCTGTCTGACATCTGAGAAACTGGAAGCCCCATCCGACATTTCGTACAGGGCCGTGGTTTCTCTTCCACTTGTACTATGATGACTGTGCCATGGTTCAGTTGAGCTTGTTTTATTTCCCTCGCTATGCTCTCCCCCACTACCAGCACCGTTTTCCAAAGGACCACGTGCCCCACTTGTTTCAGGACTTTGAGCAAGTTTTTGGAAAGTGTCGTGCTGATCTTGTATCATATGGGGGATGTTAACATCCACAAAACTCTCCATCAGGTTTGGGTTCTGATAGCCCTGTAACGCCTGGATCTTCTGGTCCTTGTTGTATTCTTCACTGCTGAAGGGGCTACTGTGCACAGCACTTAGGTAGGGAGACGATGCAGAGGTGTCATGGGGCAGGAAACTGTCATCTTCAGCCCCACTGGGTGGTATTCCCCTGATAGGGTTTTCAGGGACCTGTCTGACACCAGACATGGTGAGGTTTTCTGTTACACTACCAGAAAACTCGAGCTGACTGGAGCTGATGGAGCAAGGCTGGTCATCAATATTGGTTGATCTTAGTATGCCAGGCTTACTTAAATATTCTTCTTTCATGTATCCTGCAGTGGCCCCTCTGATTAATGGGATGACCTGAGGGTGGCCTGGGCCTGCAGATGGCCTCCCGGAAGAATACACAGACCTACTGATTCTGCTTTCCTGGGGGGTCCCTGTAAGCTGATAGTTTGCATCAGTCTGAAAGAGATGGAAACATTATTACAAATGTTATATACATTAAGTTAACACTGTGTGTGGATTGTCTCTTATTATTATAAGAGAAGTAATTCCATGCAGTTTGGGAGAGAGGACCGCCAAGTGAAGCTGAGCAGTTCTCTCTGTGTCTGCTCAATGATTTCTGTTAGAACAGAAGACACTCTACAAACAACATGTTAACTtattaacaattacaaaaaatatatatatatatatatatatattgtacttatAAACTACTTTTAAACATAATTGTTGTTGTCTTTAAACTTCAGAATCAAGAAATATTATCTATACACAAATAAGACAACCCTTTACTGGTTTATTTCTCATACATGATATTAATGTCatttaaaagaagaagaagaataatttatattaataacaatacATACACACTATACAATAACAATATACAATTGCAACACTGCACTCTACACTGGCAATCACCAAAATGCAAGTAACAATGAACAATATAGTTGTAGAAGACAGAGTTGGGAAGGATGGGAATactatttgcatttgaccttttctattgttttcagtgccTGACAGAGTTGCCTGGGTTGCAGTTGCACAAGTTAGATAATGTACACCTCTTACATGCTACCATATTAAAAACATCCTAGTTTACTATGTAGAATATACTGCCTACCTCTCATATAGAGCCCAACCTTTATAAAACATCTTGTACAATTTGTTAAACAATGAAAATTACAGTAAGTGCCTAATACGGACAGACGGACTGACAGTAGGACCCCGGATTCAATAACTTGTGGTAAAGACTGTCATCACAACTGGTGTAAGTGTTTCTCTCTATATATGCATCGGTAATATATTTTCTCTTTGATTATCCAGATAATTTCATGTTATATGGTGCTAAAATGCTTATCaaagattttaaacaaacaatgtgAAGCTGCCATTTATACCATGGTGCAGCAGGAATAGAGATTGCAtactaccaaaataaataaaagtttcacCAAAAGAAATGAATTTTTTCTACATGCAACAGATCAATACATTAATAACAATTACCTCACTGCTAGCCTGTATAAAGTTTGTTCAGGGGCTAGGGAAttaatatcacaaaataaattagTTTGGTTGACTAACTTAGCATTGACAAGGAGATTTAACTGTGAAAAATACCTGATTTCTTACTGTATCAGAGTTGCTATCTGGATGTCCTATAACACTTGGCACTGCGTTATAGATGGTACGTCGAGTTGCAGTTTCTTGAACTGGGGTTTTAAGCTCAACCTGGTTTCTCCTGCTGTTCTCCTCCGGACTGGACGGAACCGAAGAAGGGTCAGGGACACCATCTGGCTCTGATTGAGAGGTTGCATGGGAGTCTTGGGAGTGGGAAGTAGCACCCTGAGGGAGGTTTGCTGGGAGGGATGTCTGAACACTGGCATTAGATACTGgggatggaggagggaggggagactGAGAAGGAGAAGGTAAGACCTGAGCAAGATATTCTGGAAGAGTCTGTGAAGGAGTTGCAGCTGCTGGGGATGCAGCTGGATTATTAGGGGCCTGGGTAGCGGAGTAAAGTGGAGGGAGTGACTGATTTCCATAGGTGTAGACTGAAGTTTGGGTTATGGGGGCAGACTGCAGGGGGCTAGGATGTAGAGGAGGAGCTACTGCTGGGGAAGCAACCAATACAGAAGGGATAGTTTGTTGTTGGGGAGCAGGGACTGTGTTGCCACCTATGAAATAAAGCAAACAATGTATAGATTACAAGAACAGCATTTGTAAATTAATTATGTTACATTGCTAATGTCCCATTATAGTTAAATAAATGACTTTACATTCCACCCAACTCAGAATGACCGTCAACATTTTTTATTGACATATGATAATTAACTGTATTGGTATACAGTAGTTTCCAAGTATAGGAACACTTCCTAAGAGAACATTTCACTTAAGgaaacacccttgtggtgaaacagatttttcccattgaaATACTCCAGCTAaaagaacaggaactttgcttaaaagaacactttctttaaaaaaaaagaacaccttcttggtaCTTGGTATGATTctttcacaatggatacagtactgttttgtaaaacttATCTTTTTATTGTGAGAGTGTCTTCAGGGACACTGATTTTTTGTGTTTCCTGTTCTTGTGGGTTGTTCAAGtgaaagccggatgtgcagttgaaagtgaatttcatacttttgaattaagtgcttgttTGTGCAGTGTGCTCGCTTCTGTTTTCAAAAATTTTACGGaccattgtggcaatgtgccccgcccctgtgtgcttattatgtgttgtatgttgcgtgcgtgtgttaatgtcggtgtatattcattggtacacgggatataaacgggtctgtgtttcacgtgtgatttaaaaaggtagatttgtatttaggcacgaggagggcacaaatcacttcacatgctggttaaatttaatatatgagcacggggttgcacgtaatgacttcacgtgctgggattcaagtgactaattaattagtaattgaatcccagcacaacagtatatatagagacacatagctttcactcggggttgggtgttcggtgagtggagaacgggtttggagacggaggtaattgtaaaagtaaaagaagtagtaaaagaagctcaccgtgtttgtccgtgtagttcgttttgtttgtctgtttattttggcgtacagtgccgtgccctgtgttttgtgttacaacctttttattttctgttctgtttattaaatgctgagcgaaaccattcgctcagctccaccaaaccacacctctctgtctgtttatttcctgcttctggtctgacgccacccactccggccgtctttgtgacaaccatGTAGAGATTTTAAATTGGCTTTCCCACGGTGTATGGGATTTTGAAATTACTGTTTCAAAACTTCAGTTATGTCATCATTTTAAACTATAATATGAAACGAAATGTACGGgttgaaaatgtatgttttggcAAAAGCATTAACAACATTCCTTTGATATTGCAAATTAGCTTTTTAATGCTTAACAACTATTCTACAGAAGAACACAACACTATAGGGAAATATCCAAATACCTTTAAAAAGGTAGTTTGTGGGGCAAATACCAATGTTAGAATAAGCTAAGCAGACCAAAAAGATTGAGCTTTTTAACTTACGTAGCACACACTATGGATAACAATTTAACATTAATCTGTGCTGTCAAATGATCTAATGCATTGGAAAACAAAGGTGTATCTAAACAGAACTATTTACATCACAGTGTTATCAAAAACACATTcccaatgtactgtacattttgaaaatacaaattTGTACAAAAACTTAGCAGAAAGGGCTGCATGCCAACTATTACCTTCCCCAATACTGGCCGTCTaattacacacacagcaattcaacTAACTtcatgctttatgaatatatGCACT from Acipenser ruthenus chromosome 2, fAciRut3.2 maternal haplotype, whole genome shotgun sequence includes the following:
- the LOC117408411 gene encoding uncharacterized protein LOC117408411 isoform X1, with amino-acid sequence MSFVSDKLYNDYIRPNMYRYVERIRATQVLSFISCLTDMDKEEINARNDMCGNHVAMQKFFDCLKRRRNWPSEFIKALKRLEQDDLASELEQEYTRLINPQSGNTVPAPQQQTIPSVLVASPAVAPPLHPSPLQSAPITQTSVYTYGNQSLPPLYSATQAPNNPAASPAAATPSQTLPEYLAQVLPSPSQSPLPPPSPVSNASVQTSLPANLPQGATSHSQDSHATSQSEPDGVPDPSSVPSSPEENSRRNQVELKTPVQETATRRTIYNAVPSVIGHPDSNSDTVRNQTDANYQLTGTPQESRISRSVYSSGRPSAGPGHPQVIPLIRGATAGYMKEEYLSKPGILRSTNIDDQPCSISSSQLEFSGSVTENLTMSGVRQVPENPIRGIPPSGAEDDSFLPHDTSASSPYLSAVHSSPFSSEEYNKDQKIQALQGYQNPNLMESFVDVNIPHMIQDQHDTFQKLAQSPETSGARGPLENGAGSGGEHSEGNKTSSTEPWHSHHSTSGRETTALYEMSDGASSFSDVRQNEMHYSQNPSIDDHAPNQLVDLREESPQSYHSWSDLERPDTSSQPRERDNLRSVPLQSPENNQREPRGDASRQFDAYLVPAIAIAALSVVAALLWRYMKK
- the LOC117408411 gene encoding uncharacterized protein LOC117408411 isoform X2, whose protein sequence is MSFVSDKLYNDYIRPNMYRYVERIRATQVLSFISCLTDMDKEEINARNDMCGNHVAMQKFFDCLKRRRNWPSEFIKALKRLEQDDLASELEQEYTRLINPQSGNTVPAPQQQTIPSVLVASPAVAPPLHPSPLQSAPITQTSVYTYGNQSLPPLYSATQAPNNPAASPAAATPSQTLPEYLAQVLPSPSQSPLPPPSPVSNASVQTSLPANLPQGATSHSQDSHATSQSEPDGVPDPSSVPSSPEENSRRNQVELKTPVQETATRRTIYNAVPSVIGHPDSNSDTTDANYQLTGTPQESRISRSVYSSGRPSAGPGHPQVIPLIRGATAGYMKEEYLSKPGILRSTNIDDQPCSISSSQLEFSGSVTENLTMSGVRQVPENPIRGIPPSGAEDDSFLPHDTSASSPYLSAVHSSPFSSEEYNKDQKIQALQGYQNPNLMESFVDVNIPHMIQDQHDTFQKLAQSPETSGARGPLENGAGSGGEHSEGNKTSSTEPWHSHHSTSGRETTALYEMSDGASSFSDVRQNEMHYSQNPSIDDHAPNQLVDLREESPQSYHSWSDLERPDTSSQPRERDNLRSVPLQSPENNQREPRGDASRQFDAYLVPAIAIAALSVVAALLWRYMKK